The Agrobacterium cucumeris genome has a segment encoding these proteins:
- the fdxA gene encoding ferredoxin FdxA has product MPYVVTENCIACKYMDCVEVCPVECFYEGENMLVIHPDQCIDCGICERECPAAAIRPDTEAGLHVWLDLNRHYSGIWPRVHQKRQSPDNADVMNGAAAKFSIFSKNPGAGG; this is encoded by the coding sequence ATGCCCTATGTCGTTACCGAAAACTGCATCGCCTGCAAATACATGGACTGCGTGGAAGTCTGCCCGGTCGAATGTTTCTACGAAGGCGAGAACATGCTCGTTATTCATCCCGACCAATGTATCGATTGCGGCATCTGCGAGCGCGAATGTCCTGCGGCAGCAATCCGGCCGGATACCGAAGCCGGGCTGCATGTCTGGCTCGACCTCAATCGCCACTATTCGGGCATCTGGCCCCGCGTACACCAGAAAAGGCAGTCGCCTGATAATGCCGACGTCATGAATGGCGCCGCAGCCAAGTTTTCCATTTTTTCCAAGAACCCGGGAGCGGGCGGTTAG
- a CDS encoding GNAT family N-acetyltransferase: MLTLRAASFAEADALTELCLRSKAVWGYDEEFLRACRSELTITPRKMRESFFQVAIAEGELAGVAQLSLKESSAAELEALFVEPRLQGLGTGRALFQWAISICRDHGRRTLLIESDPGAASFYKRMGAKETGVVPSGSIPGRMIPRFEFDVPDVSEHALPSR, from the coding sequence ATGCTGACGCTTAGAGCGGCATCGTTTGCGGAAGCAGACGCGCTGACAGAACTTTGCCTGCGATCGAAGGCCGTGTGGGGTTATGATGAGGAATTCCTGCGTGCCTGTCGTTCAGAGCTGACAATCACCCCCCGGAAAATGCGCGAGTCATTTTTTCAGGTCGCAATTGCCGAAGGGGAGCTCGCGGGCGTCGCCCAACTATCCCTTAAAGAAAGCAGCGCCGCCGAGCTCGAAGCTCTTTTCGTCGAACCGAGGTTGCAGGGGCTGGGCACAGGGCGAGCTCTCTTCCAGTGGGCGATTTCGATCTGCCGGGATCATGGCAGGCGGACCCTTCTCATCGAATCCGATCCCGGTGCTGCCTCGTTCTATAAGCGCATGGGTGCCAAAGAGACGGGCGTGGTTCCCTCAGGGTCGATCCCGGGAAGGATGATACCGAGGTTTGAGTTTGACGTGCCAGACGTGAGTGAACACGCCCTCCCCTCCCGATGA
- a CDS encoding AraC family transcriptional regulator: MDPLSDIVDLLRPSAAVSKPISGKGRWGVRYRPHDAPGFALVLAGAAWVMMEGRVPLRLTCGDFLLLPTTPAFSLCSETDVECVPVEPQDRAVRHGEQEGAPDFVALGGSFRFERINASLLLSLMPEMIYVPAEEKGASRLARLIELLSEECAGEDPGKELIIRRMLEVLLVEALRRPGAGNAAIPAGLVKAMRLPGLARALSAMHEDVRVGWTVAELAGIAGMSRSAFSARFVEMVGCAPIEYLARWRMALARDALMSGVKSLDRIADEIGYESASAFSTAFRRRMGVAPGSFARANNDDRPHSTAFL, from the coding sequence ATGGATCCTCTCAGCGATATCGTCGACCTTTTGCGACCCAGTGCCGCCGTCTCGAAGCCGATTTCCGGCAAGGGCAGATGGGGAGTGCGCTATCGTCCGCATGATGCGCCGGGTTTCGCGCTCGTCCTTGCAGGTGCGGCATGGGTGATGATGGAAGGCCGGGTTCCTCTCAGGTTGACATGCGGAGATTTCCTGCTTCTGCCCACAACGCCGGCTTTTTCGCTTTGTAGCGAGACCGATGTCGAATGTGTTCCCGTCGAACCGCAGGATCGGGCTGTCCGTCATGGCGAACAGGAGGGGGCGCCCGATTTTGTCGCGCTGGGCGGAAGCTTCAGGTTCGAACGCATCAATGCTTCACTTCTGCTGTCACTGATGCCCGAAATGATCTACGTGCCGGCAGAGGAGAAAGGCGCATCGCGGCTGGCGCGGCTGATCGAGCTGTTATCAGAGGAATGCGCCGGCGAGGATCCGGGCAAGGAGCTGATCATCCGGCGCATGCTGGAAGTCCTTCTGGTGGAAGCGCTGCGCCGACCGGGAGCGGGCAATGCGGCAATTCCCGCGGGATTGGTAAAGGCAATGCGTTTACCCGGCCTTGCCCGTGCATTATCGGCCATGCATGAAGATGTTCGTGTGGGCTGGACGGTTGCGGAACTGGCGGGAATCGCCGGCATGTCGCGTTCGGCCTTTTCCGCACGCTTCGTTGAAATGGTGGGCTGCGCGCCGATCGAATATCTCGCCCGGTGGCGGATGGCGCTTGCCAGGGATGCGCTCATGAGCGGGGTAAAATCGCTCGACCGCATTGCCGATGAGATCGGCTATGAATCCGCCAGCGCATTCAGCACCGCGTTCCGCCGGAGAATGGGCGTTGCTCCAGGAAGCTTTGCCCGGGCAAACAATGACGATCGTCCCCATTCCACGGCTTTTCTTTAG
- a CDS encoding dihydrofolate reductase family protein: protein MAVIRGYIAASLDGLIVSGDGSLDWLFKYDDMDLGEHDYRLFLKGIRTVVMGRATYDFIASENSPWAYGDQRVIVVTSRPIERPKGPLEIYADVDALIAELRALEDGDVWMLGGGRLQMAFMERGALDEIEIYVIPEILGSGQPLFPLTGYRASPRLLSAKPIEKGCVRLHYRF from the coding sequence ATGGCTGTCATTCGTGGATACATCGCGGCGAGTTTGGATGGCTTGATCGTCTCGGGAGACGGCTCCCTCGACTGGCTCTTCAAATATGACGACATGGACCTCGGCGAGCATGATTACCGACTGTTCCTGAAGGGCATCAGAACCGTCGTCATGGGACGGGCGACTTATGACTTTATCGCCAGCGAGAATTCACCCTGGGCCTATGGAGACCAGCGTGTCATCGTTGTCACGTCGCGCCCGATTGAACGACCAAAAGGACCGCTGGAAATCTACGCCGACGTCGATGCGCTGATCGCGGAATTACGCGCTCTCGAGGATGGCGATGTCTGGATGCTGGGCGGCGGCCGGTTGCAGATGGCCTTTATGGAGCGTGGTGCGCTGGATGAGATCGAGATTTACGTTATCCCCGAGATACTTGGCTCGGGCCAGCCTCTCTTTCCTCTCACCGGTTATCGCGCGAGTCCTCGTCTGCTCAGCGCCAAGCCGATTGAGAAAGGCTGTGTGCGATTGCATTACCGCTTTTGA
- a CDS encoding VOC family protein, which produces MAKAVGIGGVFFRAGDPAGLAEWYQKHLGIDNLHMSVWQQEAGMTIFGPFARDSDYFGRDEQQWMINFRVDDLDGLIAKLTAEGVKVETRAEWDSDVGRFARIHDPEGNPVELWEPAAT; this is translated from the coding sequence ATGGCGAAAGCCGTTGGAATTGGTGGCGTTTTTTTCAGGGCCGGGGATCCCGCCGGCCTCGCCGAATGGTATCAGAAACATCTCGGCATAGACAATCTGCACATGTCCGTATGGCAGCAGGAGGCCGGAATGACCATCTTCGGGCCTTTCGCTAGGGATAGCGATTATTTCGGCCGTGATGAACAACAGTGGATGATCAATTTCCGGGTCGATGATCTCGATGGTCTTATCGCGAAGCTCACCGCAGAGGGCGTCAAGGTTGAGACCCGGGCGGAGTGGGATTCCGATGTCGGCCGTTTTGCCCGGATACACGATCCGGAAGGCAACCCAGTGGAATTATGGGAGCCTGCGGCGACCTGA
- a CDS encoding aldo/keto reductase, with protein sequence MEYRYLGKSGLKVPVLSFGTGTFGGSGPLFSNWGNQDAREARRLVDICLEAGVNLFDTADVYSNGASEEVLGEAIKARRDSVLISTKTSLPMGDGPNEAGSSRFRLIRAVEDALRRLQTDHIDILQLHAFDAFTPVEEVLSTLDTLVRSGKIRYTGVSNFSGWQIMKSLAVADRYGWPRYVVNQVYYSLVGRDYEWDLMPLGADQGLGAMVWSPLGWGRLTGKIRRGTPLPEGSRLHETASFGPPVDDEHLYRVIDALDAVAAETGRTVPQIALNWLLRKPTVSTVIIGARNEEQLRQNLDAVGWELTSAQVARLDEASETTAPYPHFPYQRQEGFARLNPPTVNG encoded by the coding sequence ATGGAATATCGCTATCTCGGCAAATCCGGCCTGAAAGTGCCGGTCTTGAGTTTCGGTACAGGAACCTTTGGCGGTTCCGGGCCACTCTTCAGCAACTGGGGCAATCAGGACGCTCGAGAAGCTCGCCGCCTGGTCGACATTTGTCTGGAGGCCGGCGTCAATCTGTTCGACACGGCCGATGTCTATTCCAACGGCGCATCGGAGGAGGTGCTGGGTGAAGCGATTAAGGCAAGGCGCGACAGCGTTCTGATTTCAACCAAGACCAGCCTGCCGATGGGCGACGGACCGAACGAGGCCGGTTCCTCCCGCTTCCGGCTGATACGCGCAGTGGAAGACGCGCTGCGGCGGCTGCAGACCGACCATATCGATATTCTCCAGCTCCACGCCTTCGATGCTTTCACACCGGTGGAGGAGGTGCTGTCGACGCTCGATACGCTCGTCCGGTCCGGCAAGATCAGATATACGGGCGTCTCGAATTTTTCGGGCTGGCAGATCATGAAATCACTGGCGGTCGCCGACCGATATGGCTGGCCGCGTTACGTGGTCAATCAGGTCTATTATTCCCTTGTTGGCCGGGACTATGAATGGGACCTGATGCCGCTCGGCGCGGATCAGGGCCTTGGCGCCATGGTCTGGAGCCCGCTTGGCTGGGGCCGATTGACCGGAAAAATCCGCCGCGGCACGCCGCTGCCAGAAGGTAGCCGCCTGCATGAGACAGCGAGCTTCGGTCCGCCGGTGGATGATGAACATCTCTACCGCGTAATCGATGCGCTCGACGCTGTCGCAGCAGAAACCGGCAGGACGGTACCGCAGATCGCTCTCAACTGGCTGCTCAGGAAACCCACAGTTTCCACAGTGATCATTGGCGCACGCAATGAGGAACAGCTTCGCCAGAACCTCGACGCCGTGGGATGGGAGCTGACATCAGCACAGGTGGCGCGGCTGGACGAGGCCAGCGAGACAACCGCACCCTATCCGCATTTCCCGTATCAGCGGCAGGAGGGCTTTGCCCGGCTCAATCCACCGACGGTCAACGGCTAG
- a CDS encoding superoxide dismutase, protein MAFQLPDLPYAHDALAASGMSEETLKFHHDLHHKAYVDNLNKAISGTAWEKSNLEDIVRGTYEKGAIAQSGIFNNASQHWNHNLFWEIMGPGNHAIPKTLEDALTQSFGSVSLFKQNFALAGASQFGSGWAWLVVDTDGTLKITRTENGVNPLCFGQKALLGCDVWEHSYYIDFRNKRPAYIENFLDNLVNWQAVAARL, encoded by the coding sequence ATGGCTTTCCAGCTTCCCGACCTCCCCTATGCCCATGATGCGCTCGCTGCCTCGGGCATGTCCGAAGAGACGCTGAAGTTTCATCACGATCTTCACCACAAGGCCTATGTCGATAATCTCAACAAGGCGATATCAGGCACTGCATGGGAGAAAAGCAACCTCGAGGACATCGTCCGGGGCACCTATGAGAAGGGCGCAATCGCCCAGTCCGGCATCTTCAACAATGCCTCCCAGCACTGGAACCACAATCTCTTCTGGGAGATCATGGGACCGGGAAATCACGCCATCCCTAAGACGCTTGAGGATGCGCTGACGCAATCCTTCGGCTCGGTATCGCTGTTCAAGCAGAATTTCGCCCTCGCCGGCGCCTCGCAATTCGGCTCGGGCTGGGCATGGCTGGTGGTGGATACCGACGGCACGCTGAAAATCACCCGCACCGAAAACGGCGTCAATCCGCTGTGCTTCGGCCAGAAGGCGCTTCTCGGCTGCGATGTGTGGGAGCACAGCTACTATATCGATTTCCGCAACAAGCGCCCGGCCTATATCGAGAACTTCCTCGACAATCTGGTGAACTGGCAAGCCGTGGCCGCCCGCCTCTGA
- a CDS encoding flavin reductase family protein — protein MSHNLRLIDGSVISHTHIPLKGTVSPTISPREFKDAMAALAFTVALATASHAGERVGRTITSFMPLSAEPPYLMISIDASSRMVDLIAASRRFSVAALARGQEEIADIFAGKGNLPDRFSVGDWGLWPSGNPKLDGALLSLDCELVGSIDAADHILFVGAIIEATSDPLRRALLWSERDYTVKEERGANS, from the coding sequence ATGTCTCATAATCTCAGGCTGATCGATGGCAGCGTGATAAGCCATACGCATATTCCGCTCAAAGGCACCGTTTCACCGACGATTTCCCCCCGCGAATTCAAAGACGCGATGGCCGCCCTTGCCTTTACCGTGGCTTTGGCCACGGCCTCCCATGCCGGAGAAAGGGTCGGACGAACGATCACCTCCTTCATGCCGCTCAGCGCCGAGCCCCCGTATCTGATGATCTCCATCGATGCCAGCAGCCGCATGGTTGATCTGATCGCCGCAAGCCGACGCTTCTCCGTCGCAGCACTTGCAAGAGGACAGGAGGAAATTGCCGACATATTTGCCGGAAAAGGCAACCTGCCGGACCGATTTTCCGTCGGCGACTGGGGTCTCTGGCCTTCGGGAAACCCGAAGCTTGACGGCGCGCTGCTATCCCTGGATTGCGAACTCGTCGGCTCCATCGATGCCGCCGACCATATCCTGTTTGTCGGGGCCATCATTGAAGCGACGTCTGACCCGCTGCGCAGGGCCCTGCTCTGGAGCGAGCGCGACTATACCGTCAAGGAGGAACGCGGAGCCAACTCCTAA
- a CDS encoding TetR/AcrR family transcriptional regulator, with the protein MPRHKLISDEKALDALLPLMLQTGPDGMTFAAAAKACGLSAATLVQRYGKREDLVEAVLLRAWDGLQAETDAADAEEPLTPEGAISLLSRLMPSDAAEQNASDGLLLLREDIRNPSLRARGALWGKTLARALGRRITADDRNAERLGWQMAAVWQGAHTWWAFTRGEDAGSAIRKALEEWVEMVKRAER; encoded by the coding sequence ATGCCTAGACACAAGCTGATTTCCGATGAGAAGGCGCTGGATGCGCTGCTGCCCCTCATGTTGCAAACCGGGCCAGATGGTATGACCTTTGCCGCAGCCGCAAAGGCCTGCGGCCTGTCCGCTGCAACGCTGGTGCAGCGATACGGCAAACGCGAAGACCTTGTGGAGGCCGTACTTCTGCGTGCATGGGACGGGTTGCAGGCCGAAACTGACGCGGCCGACGCCGAGGAACCCCTGACGCCTGAAGGGGCCATCTCCCTGCTCTCGCGGCTCATGCCCAGCGATGCCGCTGAACAGAATGCAAGTGATGGATTGCTGCTGCTGAGAGAAGATATTCGCAATCCATCCTTGCGAGCGCGGGGAGCACTTTGGGGCAAAACACTTGCCCGTGCGCTCGGACGCCGGATCACGGCCGACGACAGAAACGCCGAAAGGCTTGGCTGGCAGATGGCTGCCGTCTGGCAAGGGGCCCACACCTGGTGGGCGTTCACCCGTGGTGAAGACGCGGGCTCGGCCATCCGCAAAGCACTGGAGGAATGGGTTGAGATGGTGAAGCGGGCGGAGCGCTAG